The Raphanus sativus cultivar WK10039 chromosome 2, ASM80110v3, whole genome shotgun sequence genome includes a region encoding these proteins:
- the LOC108816205 gene encoding uncharacterized protein LOC108816205 isoform X1, which produces MLIVFFLFALSNHLSEFSLSALKFIFRSFSSKKKKKRTIAKGWRLRRNGHRQSRWWLHLCLHSSSSSRFLSSGCRNKTCESPLEVISSQLIGSELVPSSLIKTLLYPGAIAKSLLRRSPPPSYHNLFHFYHFHHLNRASSSSSLSTDDIRHLEVFAGCCLCLLGALLSIFKPRRLTFIGTLLIYWGLLRDILLFNSSSVRLYPTLFLASISAFLSIRSDVRKIIHCCCCCTSKPLSKSL; this is translated from the exons atgttaattgttttttttttgtttgcgcTCTCCAATCATTTATCTGAGTTTTCCCTCTCTgctttaaaatttatatttcgttcgttttcgtcaaaaaaaaaaaaaaaaagaacaattgCGAAGGGATGGCGGTTACGAAGAAATGGGCATCGACAATCTCGGTGGTGGCTTCATCTGTGTTTGCATTCATCATCGTCTTCCAGATTCCTCTCTTCCG GGTGCAGGAACAAGACCTGCGAGTCACCGTTGGAGGTTATATCTTCTCAGTTGATTGGAAGCGAACTCGTTCCTTCATCTCTTATCAAGACTCTCCTTTATCCTGGTGCCATTGCCAAGTCTCTTCTCCGTCGTTCTCCACCCCCAAGCTATCACAACTTGTTCCACTTTTACCATTTCCACCACCTGAATCGagcatcctcctcctcctctctttcAACCGATGATATCCGCCATCTTGAG GTGTTTGCTGGCTGCTGTTTATGTCTGCTAGGAGCTTTGCTCAGCATCTTCAAACCCAGAAGACTAACCTTCATTGGCACCCTTTTGATCTATTGGGGTCTTCTCAGAGACATTCTTCTATTCAACTCCTCCTCTGTTCGTCTCTACCCAACGCTCTTTCTCGCTTCAATCTCTGCATTCCTCTCCATACGAAGCGATGTCAGGAAGATCATCCATTGTTGCTGCTGTTGCACCTCTAAGCCCCTTTCCAAATCTCTCTGA
- the LOC108816222 gene encoding uncharacterized protein LOC108816222 isoform X1 produces the protein MYGRKGYQLVKDFASGEKGQLKPFNSKLFDETIEECEQNHHLIQSLMRKMQREGLEVPNNRNADHYGALVHHLSLIRNKRCLMAYVHNRAEIVRDLAWRVGLELPYLPPEILEKLTTLEKEYFKNHSVAITSYMGKAGLELNVDMVPPKDPYIKVRVVGDIDRGIMMNDKATNFAPHSMHFLKRTDAEPYIARGQMEELTG, from the exons ATGTACGGGAGAAAAGGGTATCAGCTGGTTAAGGATTTTGCGAGTGGGGAGAAGGGTCAGCTCAAACCTTTCAAT AGCAAGCTCTTTGATGAGACAATCGAAGAATGCGAGCAGAATCACCATCTCATCCAGTCTCTCATGAG GAAAATGCAACGAGAAGGGTTGGAGGTTCCGAACAATAGAAACGCTGACCACTACGGAGCACTCGTTCATCACCTTTCTTTGATCCGCAACAAGCGCTGCCTCATGGCCTATGTGCACAATAGAGCAGAAATTGTGCGTGATCTGGCTTGGAGAGTAGGACTTGAACTTCCCTACCTTCCACCTGAAATCCTTGAGAAGCTCACCACTCTCGAGAAGGAGTATTTCAAGAACCATTCCGTTGCTATCACTTCCTACATGGGAAAAGCAGGCCTCGAGTTGAATGTC GATATGGTGCCTCCCAAAGATCCGTACATCAAGGTCAGAGTTGTGGGAGATATCGACCGAGGAATTATGATGAATGACAAGGCAACAAATTTCGCACCTCACTCTATGCATTTCCTCAAACGAACTGATGCAGAACCCTACATTGCTCGG GGGCAAATGGAGGAGCTGACAGGTTGA
- the LOC108823575 gene encoding MAPK kinase substrate protein At1g80180, producing MAGLQRSNISFRRQGSSGIVWDDRLIAELNKQANEHKGETEEQEGQEDQTAGGVIKPIRTEGGIERSRSNGGGGANRHHRNTGRVSPAVDPPSPRLSAFGCCSAFGKKPVKQRKRPPKRRSR from the coding sequence ATGGCGGGTCTTCAGAGATCCAACATCTCCTTCCGACGACAGGGCTCTTCTGGTATAGTCTGGGACGACCGTCTCATCGCGGAGCTTAACAAACAGGCCAACGAGCACAAAGGCGAAACTGAAGAACAGGAAGGTCAGGAGGACCAAACAGCTGGAGGCGTAATCAAGCCGATAAGAACGGAAGGTGGAATCGAGAGGAGTCGTTccaacggaggaggaggagcaaaCCGCCACCATAGAAACACGGGAAGAGTGTCTCCGGCGGTGGATCCCCCGTCGCCGAGATTGTCGGCGTTTGGATGTTGCTCTGCTTTCGGGAAGAAACCGGTTAAACAGAGGAAAAGGCCACCGAAACGGAGATCCAGGTAG
- the LOC108830496 gene encoding uncharacterized protein LOC108830496: MPKEKPVPSNRTRVSPYPLRSTRTQKEPIEAQAPSQWEDVLCVICQEAPHNAILLRCSSSSTGCRAYMCDTSVRHSNCFKQYRKKNMNRVTKVLNCPYCRGEVHEAMKVQSEGRRALNAKPRSCAFENCNLSGTYSQLKNHLKADHPRSTRPLVDQGRVRAWEQMQRDTEHNDIMTAAGLPTGLEVFHEQLPDVPPRLVIFLWSMEWCKVYCIISFPIHFRIVS, encoded by the coding sequence ATGCCGAAGGAGAAACCAGTGCCAAGCAACAGGACCAGAGTGTCACCATACCCGCTTCGCTCTACAAGGACTCAAAAAGAACCTATCGAAGCACAAGCGCCAAGCCAATGGGAGGATGTACTGTGTGTGATCTGCCAAGAAGCGCCACACAATGCCATACTCCTGCGCTGCTCTTCATCCTCTACTGGATGCCGTGCTTACATGTGCGACACGAGTGTTCGTCACTCCAACTGTTTCAAGCAGTACCGCAAGAAAAACATGAATCGTGTAACCAAGGTCTTGAACTGTCCTTACTGTAGAGGAGAGGTTCATGAGGCGATGAAGGTGCAATCGGAAGGAAGGAGAGCTCTGAATGCTAAACCGAGATCTTGCGCTTTCGAGAACTGCAACTTATCGGGGACATACTCTCAACTTAAGAATCACTTGAAAGCTGACCACCCCCGTTCCACCCGACCCTTGGTTGACCAGGGGAGAGTGCGGGCATGGGAACAAATGCAAAGAGATACTGAGCACAATGATATCATGACTGCAGCTGGTCTCCCGACTGGCTTGGAGGTTTTCCATGAACAGCTTCCCGATGTTCCTCCCCGTCTAGTGATTTTTCTCTGGTCAATGGAGTGGTGCAAGGTATATTGCATCATCAGCTTCCCAATACACTTCCGTATAGTTTCGTGA
- the LOC108816222 gene encoding uncharacterized protein LOC108816222 isoform X2, protein MLFLNQSKLFDETIEECEQNHHLIQSLMRKMQREGLEVPNNRNADHYGALVHHLSLIRNKRCLMAYVHNRAEIVRDLAWRVGLELPYLPPEILEKLTTLEKEYFKNHSVAITSYMGKAGLELNVDMVPPKDPYIKVRVVGDIDRGIMMNDKATNFAPHSMHFLKRTDAEPYIARGQMEELTG, encoded by the exons ATGTTGTTTTTGAATCAGAGCAAGCTCTTTGATGAGACAATCGAAGAATGCGAGCAGAATCACCATCTCATCCAGTCTCTCATGAG GAAAATGCAACGAGAAGGGTTGGAGGTTCCGAACAATAGAAACGCTGACCACTACGGAGCACTCGTTCATCACCTTTCTTTGATCCGCAACAAGCGCTGCCTCATGGCCTATGTGCACAATAGAGCAGAAATTGTGCGTGATCTGGCTTGGAGAGTAGGACTTGAACTTCCCTACCTTCCACCTGAAATCCTTGAGAAGCTCACCACTCTCGAGAAGGAGTATTTCAAGAACCATTCCGTTGCTATCACTTCCTACATGGGAAAAGCAGGCCTCGAGTTGAATGTC GATATGGTGCCTCCCAAAGATCCGTACATCAAGGTCAGAGTTGTGGGAGATATCGACCGAGGAATTATGATGAATGACAAGGCAACAAATTTCGCACCTCACTCTATGCATTTCCTCAAACGAACTGATGCAGAACCCTACATTGCTCGG GGGCAAATGGAGGAGCTGACAGGTTGA
- the LOC108840131 gene encoding uncharacterized protein LOC108840131: MEELGEILKNNRTKDISWLCSLSEPELDLLISLKKLAIHRAETTYHDELADHFDLKLLRALGLVLMEYVRKTDTCLVPSAGHQLQGLDQCNLLKTHVDDTAIDIEEIVSGICNMKKKKKKKRKPIRLKNKSRKRRRYK; the protein is encoded by the exons ATGGAGGAACTCGGCGAAATTTTAAAGAACAACAGGACGAAAGATATCTCTTGGCTTTGCTCTCTCTCAGAACCTGAGctg GATTTGCTCATCAGCTTAAAGAAGCTAGCCATTCATCGAGCTGAAACAACTTATCACGACGAACTAGCTGATCATTTTGATCTCAAGCTGCTCCGAGCTCTCG GGCTTGTGCTGATGGAATATGTAAGAAAAACGGATACTTGCCTTGTCCCAAGTGCTGGTCATCAACTGCAGGGTTTGGATCAATGCAATCTGTTGAAAACTCATGTCGATGATACAGCAATAGACATAGAGGAGATTGTGAGTGGAATCTGcaacatgaaaaagaaaaagaagaagaagagaaaacccatcagattaaaaaataaatctcgCAAAAG GAGGCGTTACAAGTAG
- the LOC108816205 gene encoding uncharacterized protein LOC108816205 isoform X2 → MAVTKKWASTISVVASSVFAFIIVFQIPLFRVGCRNKTCESPLEVISSQLIGSELVPSSLIKTLLYPGAIAKSLLRRSPPPSYHNLFHFYHFHHLNRASSSSSLSTDDIRHLEVFAGCCLCLLGALLSIFKPRRLTFIGTLLIYWGLLRDILLFNSSSVRLYPTLFLASISAFLSIRSDVRKIIHCCCCCTSKPLSKSL, encoded by the exons ATGGCGGTTACGAAGAAATGGGCATCGACAATCTCGGTGGTGGCTTCATCTGTGTTTGCATTCATCATCGTCTTCCAGATTCCTCTCTTCCG AGTAGGGTGCAGGAACAAGACCTGCGAGTCACCGTTGGAGGTTATATCTTCTCAGTTGATTGGAAGCGAACTCGTTCCTTCATCTCTTATCAAGACTCTCCTTTATCCTGGTGCCATTGCCAAGTCTCTTCTCCGTCGTTCTCCACCCCCAAGCTATCACAACTTGTTCCACTTTTACCATTTCCACCACCTGAATCGagcatcctcctcctcctctctttcAACCGATGATATCCGCCATCTTGAG GTGTTTGCTGGCTGCTGTTTATGTCTGCTAGGAGCTTTGCTCAGCATCTTCAAACCCAGAAGACTAACCTTCATTGGCACCCTTTTGATCTATTGGGGTCTTCTCAGAGACATTCTTCTATTCAACTCCTCCTCTGTTCGTCTCTACCCAACGCTCTTTCTCGCTTCAATCTCTGCATTCCTCTCCATACGAAGCGATGTCAGGAAGATCATCCATTGTTGCTGCTGTTGCACCTCTAAGCCCCTTTCCAAATCTCTCTGA